The window TCTTCTCTATACTTCAATTCTCCCTCATGTCTCCGCCGCAGCCCAGCCGCGTCGACCCCAAAATCTGGCGGGCATGTGCCGGCGCCGCCGTGCAAATCCCCAAGCTCCATTCTAGGGTTTACTACTTTCCCCAGGGTCACATGGAGCATGCCTCTCCCTCGCATTACCTCAGCCCTCTCATCCGCTCTCTCCCCTTCGTCCCCTGCCACGTGTCGTCCCTCGATTTCCTCGCCGATCCTTTCTCCGACGAGGTCTTCGCCAAGTTCCTCCTCACTCCCCTCTCACAATCACAACAACAACCTTTCCAAAACGACACCAAGGAGGCTCGGAACGACGATGACGATGAGGACCGCGAGAACAACGGCGTCGTTTCGTTCGCGAAGATCCTCACTCCCTCCGACGCCAACAACGGCGGCGGCTTCTCCGTGCCGCGCTTCTGCGCCGACTCGTGCTTCCCTCCGCTCGACTTCCGCGCCGATCCGCCTGTCCAGCTCCTCTCCGTCGCCGACATCCACGGCGTCGAGTGGCGCTTCCGCCACATCTACCGCGGCACGCCGCGCCGCCACCTCTTCACCACCGGCTGGAGCAAGTTCGTCAACCACAAGAAGCTCGTCGCCGGCGACACCGTTGTTTTCGTCAAGGACTCCGACGGTATCGTCTCTGTCGGAATCCGTCGCGCAGCTCGGTTTGCCGCCGCGATCGAGACTCCGCCGCCTGCGGAACGGGAGGGATTTTCGCGGTCCACAACAGGGAGAGTGACCGCGGAGGCCGTGGCGGCCGCCGCGGAGTCCGCGGCGCGAAACGCACCGTTCGAGGTGGTGTATTATCCGAGGACCGGCTTTGCGGATTTTGTGGTGAGTGCTGAGGTTGTGGAGGAATCGATGAAGTGCGCGTGGGTAGGTGGAATGAGAGTGAAGATTTCAATGGAGACTGAGGATTCTTCTAGAATGACGTGGTATCAAGGGACTGTGTCTTCTGCATGTGCTTCTGAGAATGGACCTTGGCGCATGCTTCAGGTATGCTTTGTTTGCATCGTGTTCTGTGATTTTGGAATTGCATGGTCTTTTGAGCCAATTTGGATATAAACTTgttggagaagaaaataaaatcaataaaagaaataacGTGAATTAAATGTTTgtgtaagttaaaattaacttgtgtCTTGAACATTTTTAGACGTTTATTCATGTAAACTAACTTATCAATGTACACCTATACACCTGTATTGTAACTTAGGAATGGAATatttatctcaattaaaaaGTCTCCGTAAGTTAGAAGTTGATCCAAACAGGGCCATTATTCTTGTGAAGAAGGATAATGCATGGTGTGCTCTTATAGTTCTGCCAAATGCTAACAAGTAACAAGTGCTCTTTATGACTTATttggaaaacaaaaatggaaagttttttttagaaattcctgcgtttattatataaaaaagtacaataattatatcaattaattttagcattaaaagtaataataaaggATTTTAATGTTTCCTTGGAGCTGGTTAACTTGACTAAAGTTTTTGTTAAACAAATAGTACAATGCTAGAGTGTTTGGTTTGTGAATCTTAATAACTTATGGTTTGGGATggacttatatattttttttaaagatggaAAGGGTCATAACTGTGTTGCTTTGTGCCGCTGCCCAATGAGATTAGTCTCAGGCTCAATGCATATGGGGATAATTACAGAGGGCAAGGGAAGTACACCTTATCTTATGATGGATTCTGAATAATTGTGCGTTGTGGCTACAAGAGAATAGTTTTTAGTATATGGGCAATGCAGAAAATATATGCCCTTCAGTATTAATGAAAAGAGAGAATGGAAGAGTGATGCGTACTTTTGGGCATTAAAACGTTATAGAATGTTCGGTTAGTTTAAATTTACCTCATATTCATAAAGAGATTGAGCTGAGAAAATGGCAGACTTGCtgtattttaagtttataatatataaaattatgtgtTTTTACTGTGGCTTTGGGTAAGTTATCATTTTCACATTTGAATAAATAGGTTGTCTTGTTGCTTCTCTAATTTTTGTTGGGTTTAATTCACAAGATTCcactttaaagaaataattttagtaAATTAGTATTAGTAAAATTGTACCTATCCTGTGGATATCATTTATAGGACGTTGGAAGTCAGTATAATTAAGCTCTGCCTATGCGGGGTGatgttgttttgtttcattggtagcttttttctttttaaaatacagATAGCAATTATCTCCCTTTATCAATAAAGTTCTTTCTTTCCTGTAATTTTGTGTCAAAGGATCCTAGTATTATGTTATTTACAACATActcaaaaaatatagttttataatttcttatctATCTCAAATGGCTGCTGTTGGCTTCTTACCATTTCTTATGATCTCAATATCGTAGGTTAATTGGGATGAACCTGAAGTCTTGCAGAATGCAAAGCAAGTCAGTCCTTGGCAGGTTGAACTTGTTTCCCCCCCATTTGCACTTCATACAGTATTTTCCCCCAACAAAAGGCTTAGAGCTGACCAGGGTTCTGGGCTGTTAAGTAATAGGGAGCAAGATCCCTTCTTTCCTATGCCAGGGTTCTCTAACTCGGCAATGGGACACATGACAGGGTTCCCTAACTCAACAGTGGGACAAATGGATAAACCATTGTTGAGTTATGAAAGTTTTCCTGCTGGCATGCAGGGAGCCAGGCATGATCTATATTCTCCATTGAGTTTTTCCAACTTTTTAAATGATAACTCTTATCTGTATATGGGTAGTGGTTCATTTGGGAACAATCCAGTGCAAAGTTTGGGAACTGTGACAACAGAGCTAAACATGAGCAGTTCTCAATCGGATGATTTGTCACCACATAGCCAGAGTAGTTTTCATTCCTTTGGCACAGAGTTTACTGGGACTCGGAACTGTGACACCAAAGTTGGTCCGGGTTCAATTCTGCTGTTTGGTAAGATCATACAGCCTGCTGAAAGTGATTTGCATGATGCTGATTGCATGGAACGTGATGGCAGCAGGGGCAGCAATAAACTGAAGACAGTCGAGGCATGTTATTTCTCAAAGTAGTTAGGCCACAGAATGCAGATAAATACTTGTACAGGTATGCTAATATATCTGATTGAATTTTCTCACTAACCCAATGATAGAATCATCTATTGGTGCTTTATTGACAGTTTTTATTCAAGAAAtggatttttttatctctctgcCTTATATTTAAGTGTCTCAAATTTAAGTTGAATACACACCTTATTTTATGGAGGGATAGTTCTGACATCTGACTAAGTAGGTAATTCGATTCCTTGTATAGTCTTAcaagtttatttattatatttcccAATAATTGTGTGGTATATTTACAATAGCTaaaattttgattgactttaaattattaattttttttgtttgctttaaCTGGATTATCTATTACAATTTCTTGATATTGAATATGGGATCTTAACATTTTAATCAAATGTATCAAACCTTAGTCATAATTCATTCTTTACTTGCAATAATATAAAGTGGAAAGCATGATGGGAATTCATCTTGTTTAGATCGTGATAGTCGTTTTTTCATTCTATATAATTCAAACTCCTTAGTATCGTTGCATTGACTTCAATTACCAAAATGAGACCAAAGTGATGTCTGACTGTCTTTGTATATTATTGAATAGCTTATCCTGGTTAGCTTGATTTGTTGTTTGATTCAATGGCACTCTGGTTATGCTACCAAAATTCatgtatcaattaatttttgctTAACTGTGATTGGCTCTAATGCAGGGAATTAAGGTTGGCAGGTAAACAAGAAGCTGTCTAGGGCATTGCAGTGTTAAAGTAATGTTTCCCGGTTATCATATGTTGGTCTTACTACAAAGTTGAATGATGAAACTAACTTCAAGATATTTGATCAGTTGTATGATATGAATATCTGACATATTATTGTGTAGATTTTCGAATACATTCTTAAAAGGTAATTGTACttgccttttaaaaaaatgcgcATGCTTGCACAGTTAACAACCTCCGTATTCATACATCTCTATTTGATGAGGTAATTGTAACCTGAAAAAATGCTTGCAAGTTGCAATACTCTATGTCGTCGTGTCTAACATGGTTGTTGCGTAGCATATCCTTCATGATATGTTGAGGCAGTACCATACCTCACTCGTATCATATTTACGGTAGCATTTATGTATGACGTCAATAAATAACAAGTCTCTGCTAAAAAGAACAAACTGTTTACAGTAGTATGAAAAGGGAAAACATGTTTATAAATTCTTCTTTGGGATCTCGATTCTTGTTCTTGATTTCAGAACCATAAGAGAAAAGCGAGCGCTTCATGTCCTTAATTTTTCCTgtgtttatattaatatttatttattataaaaatattgttatattttaaatcttataaaaaatgaaaatatttttctatattatttatcGGGTTTTTGTTCCATCTAAGTGAATGTGAAGGCCAACAATCATTGAGTTGCAGTGAATTGTAGTAATTATTAAGAGTTTGTTTATATTACATGATCGttgtaaaaaaatgtcaaatagtAGAAATCATCATTagtatatttaaaatagttatagtAAAAGTTATTTGTAACCgaatgataataaaatttctttacactattaatatatagattatttaCTCAGTTATATGTTCAGAATTTCATGTCTAGGCTTCAAACACACTTTTAGATTAACAATACTTGATTTTACTGAATATTAATTAGTTGTTCTGAACAAAAACTGTCCTTAAACAACTTACTAAATGTAATAAAATAGCTTTTACGTTGTGATGAGTATTTCAAGGTAAAATTTATTCTATCTAAACTTACaatgataaattatttcaatGCAAATGGACATTTGAGTTAAATCAAGTTTATCAAACCAAATTAGTCTAAcattaaatttacaaaatcaaattcaaatactaTTTAAGTCCTATAACTTCATAAAATGAATTTGTCGATGCATCGCTGGTCTCCTTACTCAAAGGACTCTTGAAActtatttaaatgaatttataaaCTTGCAAAAAGAGTAATAGTAACCTTTCTGGCGTAATTCATTTGCTTCAGTAATGAAGTTTTCGATGACCGGATCGAGCCAGGCGGCGTCAACATTTTGGTGGATTTGGGCATTTTGGGTTTGGATCCGACCAGGTGGCGTTGATGTCGGGAAGGATAATTTCCACTTTGGACGAAAGATGAATCGCCAGATCCTGCAGGCACAAGAGCATCTTAAGAAGCAACCTGAGGAGAGAGCAATCTTGAGAGAAGGCACAAGGAAGAGTCTGAGGTTATTAGGAGTTAGATTGCCTTGCAGTCGCCCAACTCCGAGACAATAAAGGTTATTTCTGAGTTGGAGAAGGAAATTTCCGCTTTCAACACAGAACGAGGTTGTTGGAGCTCAGGAAGAAGCAACTTGCGCTGTTGTTACATGTGGTGGATGCTACGTGCATGTTTTCTATGGATAAGCAAATGTCACTTAGGTATTCATCCAAAATCCAAACCTAATTCTAGATCAAAAAGTGACAgcattataaatatgtgaataCAAAAAACAGATGAAATTTTTTgcaaggactaaaaacaaaCTTTGGATATTTTCCAGGgttggaaaatattttagccTATCCATTATAGTGAGCCTCCATTGAGCTATGATAACCAACCCGGACCGAAAATCTTCATTCTTTTATGACTTATAACCTGCAATTAGAATGGCATTCTCATCAGAGAATCAAGCATGTGGTTCCGAACGTTATTCAAAATTTGTGCCAATATGCTTGGCAATTTTAgagcaaaattaattttgcatatAGACCATCATTACATATAGCAAATCCACCACTCAAAACTGAAAACTCAAAAGGTCTAAGACTCAAGACCACTACTCCGATAAGCCCCACCTGCATTATCAAAGCATATCATTTACTTACAaccaaaaaagataaatatcaatGCCCAAAAGCTTGTAAGTCAACTGATTCCAACTTAAGTCTTTTAAGAATTAAGCATCATGTTATATAGGTGCTTGCACCTCCTGCATACAATATATATAGCCAAAAACTATCATAAGAATAAATCATAATTCATCACCAATTGAAATTGATAATCTAGTTATACAGAGCACTATATGAAGTAAGAGCATTCATGGCTTAGTTTTCTAATGTTATGTACAAGGTGTATAAAAGTTTTTGAAGTGAGCCGCTGAAGCTTCCTTTTCAATTCAAACGATTGCCTGCTGCTTGgaatttcttcatttatttcaaCGGGTGTTCTACTGTCCAAGATCCCATGCTAACCATCTCCAACATGTCACTTcatattttacaatttaatgatCTTATCTGCAATGACAAGAAAGCAAGTAAGCAACCATTAGAATCCATGACCGCTCTATATCTTAATAGTGATACATAATAGctacactttgttccaaaactTTGACTGAATATAACATTAACATGATCAAACTACATACACAAGAGACAACAAGTCAAAATAATCCATGTTGCTTGGAACAACAGGCAACACAGCATGTATAAGGATACCTGTTGTTCCTTTCTATTTCAATACACCAACAACTGCCTTATCCCACGAGGTGAGGTTGGCTATAAAGCTACATACCCTAGTGCCAGAAGATTCCTTGCTACTAAGAAAGGGGGGAGGGGTTATTGTACACAGTAACACAGCcctacccttgcatatgcaaagaagCTGTTTCTAGAtttgaacccatgaccaactGGTCATCAAGGTGCAACTTTACCACTGCGCTAGGGCTCACCCTCAAATTTGTTAGTTCTTCAAGCTATGTAAATACAAATTCACCCTTTTAGAAAATCAGATTGCAAGACAAAGAACTCACATCGTCCCCAAATCCTAAACAGAAACTTTTGAACACCTATTGGAATTAAATTGGAAGCAAGGTGCCTTTTCCACTGAGATGCCGCTCCTTCTCTCACAGAGGAAAAATAATGATACCAATGATTAACAATTAAGTGAATTTACAATTAAGCTAAATTTGAATATCCAATTATGAGTTGAATAGAATGGAATGAGAGAAGGAAAGGAACAAGGGAATGAAAAGACTAGTTTCTTCCCATATCCCCAAATTGTAGAGGTAGAAAAAGGAAGGTTTTGCATTGAATTGGTATGCATTGCATCCATTCCATTCCATCCTATATAAAACAATGGAACCTACAACCTAGTATTCACTTCATTCCACCATTTTGTGATTCAAAGTGAATAGATAAACAGATAAGTCTGCACAATTACAAACTTCTTTTGCCCCTTACTCTCAAACTAGCTCAGTCTTCAAAACACAAGTCTATTTCCAAAATTGTTATCACAACTTATAAAGCATGACAGAGTACTCAATAACTTTTCGAAACCTACCAAACTAACTCTTATTGGAATTTATTTATAACACAAGATCAACAAAGATAAAAGCATCCCATTATAAGAAAATTgtcaaaaaaatcattttttttatataaaaaaaagggatCAGAAAGAGAAGTTACGAGGTGGAAGGTGATTTTTGGGCGTGAAGGGTGCTGTAGATTTTGGAAAAGCGACCAGTTGGGGGCTTCACTCGAACAGCTTTCTTCTTGAGGCCGAAAACCTCTTGCACCAATGGCACGTGCACCAGCACCAGTTTCCACGCCACAAACCAacctatatataaataataccaCACCACACGTGTGAGCTTTTCAACTCAACGATCAACACAAAGAAGAGAGAAATTacgagaaaaaaagagagagaggaataATCATCTACCGTCTTACCGAGGGATATTAAGAAGAGAACGAACGCTACGGCGAAGAGGGGCCGCAGAAGGAGGAGCACCGTGTATTCCCAAAAAGACAACGACGACGACATTTACAACAACATCAACTTTTCCTCTGAGAGCGGTTTCGGCTTTTGTAGGCTTCGTCTGGGCCTTGAACCCAGTTGGCCCAGACAACAaactgttttatttaaaatctatcACTTCTTCTTAAATTACATCATTAAGCAATTAATTGCCTTTCTACACGTTATTATTTTGTTGTCATAGTATAGTGTTAGGATAAATCTTTTTGtatgttaattaaataaaagccGTTTTTAAGtaatcattataaatatttttggtaaaaaaaagagaaaattataaagCTATCAAAtatattgttagtttttgtaaaataagagagtttttagttttggttctttgaattttttttagtaaattacattaattatccctaaaattttgtaaaattatacaaagacccttagttatttaaaaatatacaataacacCCTcacaattatttgaaaaatattatgtaaGACTCTTCTAAAGAGACATTATTGTtaatgttaaaagaaaaatatgtatgaTTTTACAAAATCTTAGAGATAGTTAGAGtaatttactcatttttttcttaaaaaaattgaaatcaccAAAATATCATTTGGTCTTTTGTTAAAggaaaatttatgtaattttataaatcTTAGAAATAGctagtgtatttttttcttaaaaaaattaaaagacaaaatgaTCATTCCAAGTGACTCTATCTAATATTTGTGTTagcatgtttttaattttttaaaatatatattattttaaaagggaAGCAATAGTTTTTTTCCTACCAaaaccaaataattttttttattaattttatagaaaCTAAATACATATCTTAAAgattcttcatcatcaatgagATTGGATAGCACATAGTATTTTCCAAAGAATTGATAAAGAATTTTAGTTTAACTAAGAAGTAAGAATATTAGATctgtttgaataattttttctagaaatacttctaaaagaaaaaaaaataataagaaaaataaattaaactttccCGTAAgtcagaaaaaattaattttaacttctaaaaaatttatttcatttttcctttcaattttttttattataactacTTTTATATGAGATGTttgcaggtttttttttttttttcaaaatatacatTCTCTCTCCTCTTTATTTTCAATGTACACCACTTTCAAACTAAAATCCTCAAATGCACTTGTTTTGTGTTGATGGTGAGAAGTCAGAATTGGGGAACCCGACTTCTCAAGAGGTTTTACATTTTCTtagttaacattttaatttttttaaaaaaattattgacttgtttttttttaacattatttttgcattaataaaataattaaaacttttaatattattattttattaaatataatttttttgtttatgtcatttttttaaaaaaaatgataatattttttgtttaataatttatttatagaagaatacattacatcataaataaatacataagcaaaaatatttgtttaagggaaagctAAAGATGAAGGTATATTGGGACAATTGTTTTTGTTCTGGCCTTGTTGTCGGTAGATTACAGAAGAAGTCTGTCTGTTGCATCATGGCTATTGATCGCACTGTTCCGCATCACGCACCGAGCCCACACGGATTATTGAGAATCGCATTAATGCGGTTGTCGGTGCATGTGAGGAACAATGTACATCTACGCATATTACAGACAACAATTTGTCTATTGCATCATGAATGTTGACTGCATTGTGCCGCATCACGCACTGAACCCACACAAATTATTGAGAACCACATTAATGCTATTGTCGATGCATGTAAGTGAACAGTATGCAGCTGCGTACATTACAGATGAAAGTTTGTCCGTTACATCATGGTTGTTGACCGCACTGTTCAGCATCACGTACCAAGCCCAACGAATTACTGAGAACCACATTAAAGCAGTTCTCGATGCATGTGAGTGAATAGTGTGCACCTGCGTATATTACAGACAAAAGTTTGTCCATTGAATCATGATTGTTGATCGTATTGTTCCACATCGCGCACCGAACCAACGTGAATTATTGAGATCCGCATTAATGCAGTTGTCAATACATGTGAGTGAATAGTGTGCAATTGCGCATATTAGAGACGATAGTCTTTTTGATAGCGTCATGATTGTTCACAACACGGTTCTGCATTGCGCATCGAGTCGACGCAGATTATTGAGATTCACATTAATGCGATTGTCGGTGCATGTGAATGAACAATGTGCAGTTGCACACATTATAGACAACAATCTTTTTTTTGTGTCCTGATTGTTCACGACACTGTTCTGCATTGCACACTGAGCCCACAAGGATTATTGAGATCCACATTAATGCGATTGTCGATGC of the Glycine max cultivar Williams 82 chromosome 13, Glycine_max_v4.0, whole genome shotgun sequence genome contains:
- the LOC100805638 gene encoding auxin response factor 17 — its product is MSPPQPSRVDPKIWRACAGAAVQIPKLHSRVYYFPQGHMEHASPSHYLSPLIRSLPFVPCHVSSLDFLADPFSDEVFAKFLLTPLSQSQQQPFQNDTKEARNDDDDEDRENNGVVSFAKILTPSDANNGGGFSVPRFCADSCFPPLDFRADPPVQLLSVADIHGVEWRFRHIYRGTPRRHLFTTGWSKFVNHKKLVAGDTVVFVKDSDGIVSVGIRRAARFAAAIETPPPAEREGFSRSTTGRVTAEAVAAAAESAARNAPFEVVYYPRTGFADFVVSAEVVEESMKCAWVGGMRVKISMETEDSSRMTWYQGTVSSACASENGPWRMLQVNWDEPEVLQNAKQVSPWQVELVSPPFALHTVFSPNKRLRADQGSGLLSNREQDPFFPMPGFSNSAMGHMTGFPNSTVGQMDKPLLSYESFPAGMQGARHDLYSPLSFSNFLNDNSYLYMGSGSFGNNPVQSLGTVTTELNMSSSQSDDLSPHSQSSFHSFGTEFTGTRNCDTKVGPGSILLFGKIIQPAESDLHDADCMERDGSRGSNKLKTVEACYFSK
- the LOC100787257 gene encoding uncharacterized protein, whose product is MSSSLSFWEYTVLLLLRPLFAVAFVLFLISLGWFVAWKLVLVHVPLVQEVFGLKKKAVRVKPPTGRFSKIYSTLHAQKSPSTS